Proteins encoded in a region of the Streptomyces sp. NBC_00310 genome:
- a CDS encoding TetR/AcrR family transcriptional regulator produces the protein MSTSQAAQRSDAQRNRERILEVALTELSRCADVPLSTIARKAGVGQATFYRNFPNREALVLEVHRQEVRQLVDSADELLRTREPDQALREWMDGLARYATAKAGLADALRRATAAAGGPAKPGYPLLVAAVELLLEANREAGTIRPGVTADDFVLAIAGIWQLDPQGDWRPRAARLFDLVMRGLRTGAPGRT, from the coding sequence GTGTCGACGAGTCAGGCGGCCCAGCGGTCCGACGCGCAGCGGAATCGTGAGCGCATCCTGGAGGTGGCGCTGACCGAACTGTCGCGTTGCGCCGACGTCCCGCTCAGCACGATCGCCAGGAAGGCGGGAGTCGGGCAGGCCACCTTCTACCGCAACTTCCCCAACCGTGAGGCCCTCGTCCTGGAGGTGCACCGCCAGGAGGTGCGGCAACTCGTTGACAGCGCCGACGAGTTGCTGCGCACCCGGGAGCCCGACCAGGCCCTGCGGGAATGGATGGACGGCCTCGCCCGCTACGCCACGGCCAAGGCCGGTCTGGCGGACGCGCTGCGCCGGGCCACGGCCGCGGCGGGAGGCCCGGCGAAACCCGGCTACCCGCTCCTGGTCGCCGCGGTCGAACTCCTGCTTGAGGCCAACCGTGAAGCCGGCACCATCCGCCCGGGCGTGACCGCCGACGACTTCGTCCTCGCCATCGCCGGCATCTGGCAGCTGGACCCCCAGGGTGACTGGCGACCCCGAGCCGCCCGCCTCTTCGACCTCGTCATGCGCGGCCTGCGCACGGGAGCCCCCGGACGGACGTGA
- a CDS encoding SDR family oxidoreductase, protein MTELSEATIAVTGATGHLGGRVARLLAERGEAQRLLVRSPERAPKLPGATVLPGGFGDRDAVVRCLTGARTVFMVSASESADRVDQHKAFVDAAVEAGVGHLVYVSFFGAAPEAAFTLARDHFHTEERIRASGLDHTFLRDNLYAEVIPHLAGEDGVIRGPAGQGRAAFVSRDDIADAAVTVLTRPADHAGMTYDLTGPESLTLDEAAAILSEHLGSPVRYHPETIEEAYASRASYGAPPWQVDAWVSTYTAIATGEMDGVSSAVPDLTGHPARSLADVLRTLP, encoded by the coding sequence ATGACAGAACTCTCGGAAGCGACGATCGCGGTCACCGGAGCCACGGGACACCTCGGCGGGCGTGTTGCCCGCCTCCTGGCCGAGCGGGGCGAAGCGCAGCGGCTGCTGGTGCGCAGCCCCGAGCGGGCACCGAAGCTGCCCGGCGCGACGGTGCTCCCCGGCGGTTTCGGCGACCGTGACGCCGTCGTACGCTGCCTCACCGGTGCGCGGACCGTGTTCATGGTGTCCGCCTCCGAGAGCGCCGACCGGGTCGACCAGCACAAGGCCTTCGTCGACGCGGCCGTGGAGGCGGGCGTCGGGCACCTGGTGTACGTGTCCTTCTTCGGTGCCGCGCCCGAGGCCGCCTTCACCCTCGCGCGCGACCACTTCCACACCGAGGAGCGCATCCGGGCGAGCGGCCTGGACCACACCTTCCTGCGCGACAACCTCTACGCGGAGGTCATTCCCCACCTGGCCGGAGAGGACGGCGTCATCCGTGGTCCCGCCGGGCAGGGGCGGGCCGCCTTCGTCTCCCGGGACGACATCGCCGACGCCGCGGTGACGGTCCTGACCCGGCCCGCCGACCACGCCGGTATGACCTACGACCTGACCGGCCCCGAGTCGCTCACGCTGGACGAGGCGGCGGCGATCCTCTCCGAGCACCTCGGGAGCCCCGTCCGCTACCACCCCGAGACGATCGAGGAGGCGTACGCCTCCCGTGCCTCCTACGGCGCCCCGCCCTGGCAAGTGGACGCCTGGGTCTCCACCTACACGGCCATCGCGACCGGCGAAATGGACGGCGTCAGCAGCGCCGTCCCCGATCTCACCGGCCACCCCGCCCGCTCCCTCGCCGACGTCCTCCGTACCCTCCCCTGA
- a CDS encoding ABC transporter ATP-binding protein, with translation MGFTFADRCAAPHRPRDAGPCISGMLIDDLSALDNVALAAQLTGTPSRQARRRALELFDELGIADRRNAYPAVLSGGERQRVAVARALMNRPALLLADEPTGALDSRSGEQVMDLLLDLNQIGQTLILVTHDEHLARRCASRLVEFADGRVTGEHTLEPSA, from the coding sequence ATGGGGTTCACCTTCGCAGACCGGTGCGCCGCTCCGCATCGGCCCAGGGATGCGGGCCCCTGCATCTCCGGGATGCTCATCGACGACCTGTCGGCGCTCGACAACGTGGCGCTGGCCGCCCAGTTGACCGGCACCCCGTCCCGGCAGGCCCGCCGCCGCGCGCTGGAACTGTTCGACGAGCTCGGCATCGCCGACCGGCGCAACGCCTACCCGGCGGTCCTCAGCGGCGGCGAGCGACAACGCGTCGCCGTGGCACGGGCGTTGATGAACCGGCCGGCCCTGCTGCTGGCCGACGAGCCGACCGGCGCGCTGGACAGCCGGTCCGGAGAACAGGTGATGGACCTGCTGCTCGACCTCAACCAGATCGGCCAGACGCTGATCCTGGTGACCCACGACGAGCATCTGGCCCGCCGCTGTGCCAGCCGTCTGGTCGAGTTCGCCGACGGCCGGGTGACCGGCGAGCACACCCTGGAGCCGTCCGCATGA
- a CDS encoding ABC transporter permease: MRAVWRAARAAVRRRRLQTLVIGLVTLTSTAAIVVALGLVDAASSPFDKAFGEQRGPHVIAAFDPAKVSDGRLTRAARQSGVAATAGPFAQATVELPREAMDFGLGGELTVMGRSEPGGPVDRLDVWAGRWATGPGEVVLNRPSDRTADDLGKKLRVPSGPALTVVGFVFDLSRTADAWVAPGQIAALNPTATQMLFRFTDASSENRLRTHLATVTEELPKNALTGSRSYLTLREQIGSSARAYAPYLLAFGVLGIVVAVLIVANVVSGAVISGFRHIGILKALGFTPGQVVAVYLVMISVPAVLGCALGTVAGNLAARPLLRFAFTGPDAGVFHSSVSLAPWVNVLALTGMPTVCLLAALAPSVRAHRLSAARAISAGSAPRAGRALGVQRRLAASRLPRSVSLGLGLPFARPGRSALTLAAVVLGVTTVTFATGLATTMDRLGNAGRDAYQVTVYVGRYDNGKERKPDHDDLELHSLLRSLPDAREVTARANTEARLAGSAEKLMLEARRGDRSQLDSVLTEGRWIRGTGEVVAGSAFLRRNGLRVGDHLRVEKGDRGANVVVVGEFMETNARVVVVDWSTMGSVAPREKPIAYHVKLRDGADQNAYARAAGAADPGLSPSPTGANSVTGTIIGSATALTFLLAVVASLGVFNTAVLNTRDRRRDLGMLKSIGMTPRQVTVMTVASMALLGALGSLLGIPLGMAGHQLVVPRMADAVDITLPSYMTDVWHAPALAGLALAGLVIAVLGAYVPARRAARLTIAEVLHNE; this comes from the coding sequence ATGAGGGCGGTGTGGCGCGCCGCGCGCGCGGCGGTACGGCGGCGCAGGCTGCAGACGCTGGTCATCGGTCTGGTCACGCTGACCTCGACGGCGGCGATCGTGGTGGCGCTCGGTCTGGTCGACGCGGCCTCGTCCCCGTTCGACAAGGCCTTCGGCGAGCAGCGCGGCCCGCATGTCATCGCCGCGTTCGATCCCGCGAAGGTCTCGGACGGCCGACTGACGCGGGCGGCCCGGCAGTCCGGTGTGGCGGCGACCGCCGGTCCCTTCGCCCAGGCCACCGTGGAGCTGCCGAGGGAGGCCATGGACTTCGGCCTCGGCGGCGAGCTCACCGTCATGGGCCGGTCCGAACCCGGCGGCCCGGTGGACCGGTTGGACGTGTGGGCGGGCCGTTGGGCCACCGGGCCGGGCGAGGTCGTCCTCAACCGGCCGTCGGACCGGACGGCGGACGACCTGGGCAAGAAGCTCCGGGTGCCCTCGGGTCCGGCCCTCACCGTCGTCGGCTTCGTCTTCGACCTGAGCCGGACCGCCGACGCCTGGGTGGCACCCGGGCAGATCGCAGCCCTGAACCCCACCGCCACCCAGATGCTGTTCCGCTTCACGGACGCCTCGTCGGAGAACCGGCTCCGCACGCACCTCGCCACGGTCACCGAGGAGTTGCCGAAGAACGCGCTGACCGGCTCACGGTCGTACCTCACCCTCAGGGAGCAGATAGGCAGTTCGGCGCGGGCGTACGCCCCCTATCTGCTGGCCTTCGGCGTCCTCGGCATCGTGGTGGCCGTGCTCATCGTCGCCAATGTGGTGAGCGGCGCGGTGATCTCCGGCTTCCGGCACATCGGCATCCTCAAGGCACTGGGGTTCACGCCGGGACAGGTGGTGGCCGTCTACCTCGTGATGATCTCCGTCCCCGCGGTGCTCGGCTGCGCGCTCGGGACCGTCGCGGGCAATCTGGCGGCACGGCCCCTGCTCCGGTTCGCGTTCACGGGACCGGACGCGGGGGTCTTCCACAGCAGTGTCTCGCTCGCTCCCTGGGTGAACGTGCTCGCTCTGACCGGCATGCCCACCGTGTGCCTCCTCGCCGCGCTCGCGCCCTCGGTGCGCGCCCACCGGTTGTCCGCCGCGCGGGCGATCAGCGCGGGCAGCGCGCCGCGCGCCGGTCGGGCGCTCGGCGTCCAGCGCCGGCTGGCGGCCAGCCGACTGCCGCGCTCGGTAAGCCTGGGTCTGGGGCTGCCGTTCGCCCGCCCCGGCCGCAGTGCCCTCACACTCGCCGCCGTGGTCCTCGGTGTGACCACCGTGACGTTCGCGACCGGCCTGGCCACAACGATGGACCGGCTCGGCAACGCGGGCCGCGACGCCTACCAAGTCACCGTCTACGTGGGCAGGTACGACAACGGCAAGGAGAGGAAGCCGGACCACGACGACCTCGAACTGCACTCCCTGCTGCGCTCACTGCCCGACGCGCGCGAGGTCACCGCCAGGGCGAACACGGAAGCCCGCCTGGCGGGTTCCGCGGAGAAGCTGATGCTCGAAGCCCGCCGAGGCGACCGGTCACAGCTGGACAGCGTGCTCACCGAGGGCCGTTGGATCCGGGGCACCGGTGAGGTCGTGGCCGGATCGGCCTTCCTGCGCCGGAACGGGCTGCGCGTCGGCGACCACCTCCGGGTGGAGAAGGGCGATCGCGGTGCGAACGTGGTCGTCGTCGGGGAGTTCATGGAGACCAACGCCCGTGTCGTCGTGGTCGACTGGTCGACCATGGGGTCCGTGGCCCCGCGGGAGAAGCCCATCGCCTACCACGTCAAGCTCCGTGACGGCGCCGACCAGAACGCCTACGCGCGGGCGGCCGGTGCGGCCGACCCGGGGCTCAGCCCGTCGCCGACCGGCGCCAACTCCGTCACCGGGACCATCATCGGCTCGGCCACCGCACTCACCTTCCTGCTCGCCGTGGTCGCGTCCCTCGGCGTGTTCAACACGGCCGTCCTCAACACCCGCGACCGCCGCCGCGACCTGGGCATGCTCAAGTCGATCGGCATGACACCACGCCAGGTCACGGTGATGACGGTGGCCTCGATGGCACTGCTCGGCGCCCTCGGCTCGCTCCTCGGCATCCCGCTCGGCATGGCGGGCCATCAGCTGGTCGTACCGCGCATGGCGGACGCGGTCGACATCACCCTGCCCTCGTACATGACGGACGTCTGGCACGCCCCGGCCCTGGCCGGCCTCGCCCTCGCGGGCCTCGTCATCGCCGTCCTGGGCGCGTACGTCCCGGCACGCCGCGCGGCGCGGCTCACGATCGCGGAGGTGCTGCACAACGAGTGA